One window of Chryseobacterium sp. JJR-5R genomic DNA carries:
- the rlmD gene encoding 23S rRNA (uracil(1939)-C(5))-methyltransferase RlmD, which translates to MKKKKNLILENIKLLNAGSKGVAIGRTEEGKTVMVSGAIPGDVVNVRVKKAKSKYYEGEAVDLLEKSPYRVDPKCIHFGVCGGCKWQNMSYEKQLDFKQEEVYNNIKRIGGIDNFETVPILGSEEQYFYRNKMEFSFSNARWLTQYEISSEENFGNRDALGFHIPGMWSKILDLKECFLQEEPSNTIRLAVKEYAVKNGLEFFDVRNHEGFLRTLMMRQNSKGEWMVLFQLYREEKENREKLFEFLLETFPQIKTLVYAINSKPNDSIYDLNINVYFGEGFLMEEMDGLKFKIGPKSFFQTNYRQALELYRKTLEFADLKGEEVVYDLYTGTGTIAQYVARNAKQVIGIESVQEAIDAAIEHAELNGLKNTTFYCGDMKDIFNDEFLANHPKADVLITDPPRDGMHQKVVEQILKLAPEKVVYVSCNSATQARDLALMKEHYTVVKILPVDMFPQTHHVENIALLIKK; encoded by the coding sequence ATGAAAAAGAAAAAGAATCTCATTCTTGAAAATATAAAACTTTTGAACGCGGGTTCAAAGGGAGTTGCCATAGGGCGTACGGAGGAAGGAAAAACTGTTATGGTTTCAGGAGCCATTCCGGGAGATGTTGTCAACGTAAGGGTTAAAAAAGCAAAATCCAAATACTATGAAGGGGAAGCGGTTGACCTGCTTGAGAAATCACCTTACCGGGTAGACCCAAAATGTATTCATTTCGGTGTGTGCGGAGGCTGCAAATGGCAGAATATGAGCTATGAGAAGCAGCTGGATTTCAAACAGGAAGAAGTATATAACAACATCAAAAGAATCGGCGGAATTGATAATTTTGAGACTGTTCCTATTTTGGGATCCGAAGAGCAGTACTTCTACAGAAACAAGATGGAATTTTCCTTTTCCAACGCAAGATGGCTTACCCAGTATGAAATAAGTTCTGAAGAAAATTTCGGTAACCGGGATGCGCTGGGTTTCCATATTCCGGGTATGTGGAGCAAAATTCTCGATCTTAAAGAATGTTTTCTTCAGGAAGAGCCTTCAAATACCATCCGTCTGGCAGTAAAAGAATATGCTGTAAAAAACGGACTGGAATTTTTTGATGTCAGAAATCATGAAGGTTTTTTAAGGACTTTAATGATGAGACAGAATTCAAAAGGGGAGTGGATGGTGCTTTTCCAGCTGTACAGGGAAGAAAAGGAAAACAGGGAAAAACTTTTCGAGTTCCTGTTGGAGACGTTTCCGCAAATCAAAACACTGGTATATGCCATCAATTCCAAACCGAATGATTCAATTTACGATCTGAATATCAATGTATATTTCGGGGAAGGCTTTCTGATGGAGGAAATGGATGGACTGAAATTTAAAATCGGGCCGAAATCATTTTTCCAGACGAATTACAGGCAGGCTCTTGAATTATACAGGAAGACACTGGAATTTGCTGATCTGAAAGGTGAAGAAGTAGTGTATGATTTATATACAGGTACCGGTACGATTGCGCAATATGTGGCGAGAAATGCAAAACAGGTCATCGGGATTGAATCCGTGCAGGAAGCCATTGATGCGGCAATAGAACATGCAGAACTGAACGGCCTTAAGAATACTACTTTCTACTGCGGAGATATGAAGGATATTTTCAATGATGAATTCCTTGCCAACCATCCCAAAGCAGATGTTCTGATTACGGATCCGCCAAGAGACGGGATGCATCAGAAGGTGGTGGAGCAGATCCTGAAACTGGCCCCGGAAAAAGTGGTTTACGTAAGCTGCAATTCGGCAACCCAGGCTAGGGATCTGGCATTAATGAAGGAACATTACACAGTAGTGAAAATCCTACCGGTAGACATGTTTCCGCAGACGCATCATGTGGAAAACATTGCTTTACTGATTAAAAAATAA
- a CDS encoding succinate dehydrogenase/fumarate reductase iron-sulfur subunit: protein MSAKKGLHLTLKIWRQKNNKSKGQFETYKISDVSTDSSFLEMLDVLNENLINEGKEPIAFDHDCREGICGMCSLYINGRAHGPDTGITTCQLHMRMFKDGETIVIEPWRSAAFPVIKDLIVDRSAFDRIMAAGGFISVNTSGNTLDANAIPVPKEDADKAMDAAACISCGACVASCKNGSAMLFVGAKVSQFALLPQGRVEAKRRVLNMVTAMDEEGFGNCSNTGACEVECPKGISLENIARMNREYIVALADKA, encoded by the coding sequence ATGAGTGCAAAAAAAGGCTTACATCTTACGCTGAAAATTTGGAGACAAAAAAATAATAAATCTAAAGGTCAGTTTGAGACTTATAAAATATCGGATGTTTCTACAGATTCTTCATTCTTGGAAATGTTGGACGTCCTTAACGAAAATCTTATCAACGAAGGAAAGGAGCCGATCGCTTTCGACCATGACTGTCGTGAAGGGATCTGCGGGATGTGTTCACTTTATATCAACGGTAGGGCTCATGGCCCTGATACAGGGATTACAACCTGCCAGCTTCACATGAGAATGTTCAAAGACGGTGAAACCATCGTTATTGAACCTTGGAGAAGTGCTGCGTTCCCGGTAATCAAAGACTTGATCGTAGACAGAAGCGCATTTGACAGGATTATGGCTGCCGGCGGATTTATTTCCGTAAATACTTCAGGAAATACACTGGATGCCAATGCTATTCCGGTTCCCAAAGAAGATGCAGACAAAGCAATGGATGCTGCGGCATGTATCAGCTGCGGTGCATGCGTAGCATCGTGTAAAAACGGATCTGCCATGCTGTTTGTAGGAGCTAAAGTTTCCCAGTTTGCCCTTTTACCTCAGGGAAGGGTAGAGGCAAAGCGAAGAGTGCTGAATATGGTAACGGCTATGGACGAAGAAGGTTTCGGAAACTGTTCCAATACCGGTGCCTGTGAAGTGGAATGTCCGAAAGGCATTTCCCTTGAAAACATCGCCAGAATGAACCGTGAGTATATCGTGGCGCTGGCTGACAAAGCATAA
- a CDS encoding M43 family zinc metalloprotease: MNCKITFKLTLLFFVMLFCSVFAQKKGAQDKIVFGKKYTIEDLKKMNGVIRCASTEYEALLQKNDPRRMNDAQFEAWIAPLIANAKANKSQNGGIITIPVVVHVIHSGQVLGSAPNITDNQVKSQISVMNNDFRRMASTPGFNSNPVGADTMIQFALAKVDPKGNPTDGIDRVNLCQTSWAMTAIDDYVKPVTIWDPTKYMNMWSVNFADSSLLGYAQFPSSSGLPGLDANGGYADTDGVVANFSTFGSSDYGTGFFLSAPYDKGRTMTHEVGHFLGLRHIWGDAACGNDYCADTPTAHEDNYTCNTTIPSCDNPAVFEMVQNYMDYTNDTCMNIFTINQKDRITAVMNNSPRRMELKTSTADQAIPLFANDAELKGERSCSETSCGAVSNVTVQYMLYNRGTSALTSAVISYSANGGASQTMNWTGNLAQDKYAMISIPTGASQGSIAAQIISVNGAADQRAGNNSSTVIIGNSVPVSNTSFTFQLQLDQYGSEVSWDLKNSAGTTLYSGGGYPDATVSWPALISQNWTLPVNDCYTFTIYDEFGDGIYEEGGSYRILNSTGAVVVSGNNYEDSQTRTFKVIPALVLATGEVKDKDTFAVYPNPASDVLNITKVSNKAKFEIYNAVGQLVKGGTIENNQVRVAELVKGTYIITIKDGAVSQSVKFIKK, translated from the coding sequence ATGAATTGTAAAATTACTTTTAAATTAACTCTTTTGTTTTTTGTGATGCTTTTCTGCTCTGTTTTTGCACAGAAGAAAGGTGCTCAGGACAAAATTGTCTTTGGCAAAAAATATACGATAGAGGATTTAAAAAAGATGAACGGGGTCATTAGATGTGCTTCTACTGAATATGAGGCATTGTTACAGAAAAATGATCCAAGAAGAATGAATGATGCTCAGTTTGAAGCGTGGATCGCTCCCCTAATTGCCAATGCGAAAGCTAATAAATCTCAAAACGGAGGTATTATCACCATTCCTGTTGTGGTTCACGTGATCCATAGCGGCCAAGTATTAGGTTCAGCCCCGAATATCACGGATAATCAGGTGAAGTCACAGATTAGCGTGATGAATAATGATTTTAGAAGAATGGCATCAACTCCGGGCTTCAACTCAAATCCTGTAGGTGCAGATACCATGATCCAGTTTGCATTGGCAAAAGTAGATCCTAAAGGCAACCCTACAGATGGTATTGATCGTGTAAATCTTTGCCAGACATCATGGGCTATGACAGCTATTGATGATTATGTAAAACCAGTTACGATCTGGGACCCTACAAAATACATGAATATGTGGAGCGTAAACTTTGCTGATTCCAGCTTATTAGGATATGCTCAGTTCCCTTCAAGTTCTGGATTGCCGGGCTTGGATGCTAATGGGGGATATGCTGATACTGATGGAGTGGTAGCAAACTTTTCAACGTTCGGAAGCAGTGATTATGGTACTGGTTTCTTCTTAAGTGCTCCTTATGACAAAGGCAGGACGATGACCCATGAAGTCGGTCATTTCCTGGGGTTAAGACATATCTGGGGAGATGCTGCGTGCGGGAACGATTATTGTGCCGATACGCCTACCGCTCATGAAGACAACTATACTTGTAATACTACGATACCAAGCTGTGATAACCCTGCAGTTTTCGAAATGGTTCAAAACTATATGGACTATACCAATGATACATGTATGAATATCTTTACCATTAATCAAAAAGACAGGATTACAGCGGTTATGAATAATTCTCCAAGAAGAATGGAGCTGAAGACCTCAACAGCTGACCAGGCAATTCCTTTATTTGCCAATGATGCAGAATTAAAAGGAGAAAGAAGCTGCAGCGAGACATCATGTGGTGCTGTATCAAACGTTACTGTACAGTATATGCTGTATAACAGAGGGACAAGTGCATTAACATCAGCTGTGATTTCTTATTCTGCAAATGGAGGCGCTTCTCAGACAATGAACTGGACAGGAAACTTAGCGCAGGATAAATATGCGATGATCAGTATTCCTACAGGTGCTTCCCAGGGAAGTATCGCTGCTCAGATCATTTCTGTAAATGGAGCAGCAGATCAGAGAGCAGGAAATAATTCATCAACTGTAATTATCGGGAATTCCGTTCCTGTATCAAACACAAGCTTTACTTTCCAATTACAACTTGATCAGTACGGATCAGAAGTTTCCTGGGATTTGAAAAACAGTGCAGGTACTACTTTATATAGCGGAGGAGGGTATCCGGATGCAACGGTATCATGGCCTGCTTTGATTTCTCAAAACTGGACACTTCCGGTTAACGATTGCTATACTTTCACAATCTATGATGAATTCGGAGATGGTATTTATGAAGAAGGCGGATCTTACAGAATATTAAATTCAACAGGAGCTGTAGTGGTTTCCGGAAATAATTACGAAGATTCTCAGACCAGAACTTTCAAAGTTATTCCTGCTTTGGTTTTGGCAACAGGAGAAGTAAAGGATAAAGATACATTTGCAGTATATCCGAATCCTGCCAGTGATGTCCTGAACATTACCAAAGTTTCAAACAAAGCTAAATTTGAAATTTACAATGCAGTTGGCCAATTGGTAAAAGGCGGAACCATTGAGAATAATCAGGTAAGAGTGGCTGAATTGGTAAAAGGTACTTATATTATTACCATTAAAGATGGTGCAGTTTCTCAAAGTGTAAAATTCATTAAGAAATAA
- a CDS encoding DUF6452 family protein yields MKYFKFLLAVCFLSLLFSCGGDDDICESGEGTPRMKVSFRNFETGKERTLDSLYVAVDYGSGKVQLGKQTAIKSRVIPLRVDDSPFTDIYFRTSNNGTESKIRVNYTTKSIYVSPGCGIKKTYENLDPVLDPATATPVRSIEPGQNFIENEDKTNFYLLF; encoded by the coding sequence ATGAAATATTTTAAATTTCTCCTTGCAGTCTGTTTCTTAAGCCTCCTTTTTTCATGTGGCGGCGATGATGATATCTGTGAAAGCGGAGAAGGGACGCCCCGCATGAAAGTATCTTTCAGGAATTTTGAAACGGGGAAAGAAAGAACACTGGATTCACTTTATGTAGCCGTAGACTATGGCTCCGGAAAAGTGCAGCTCGGAAAACAGACTGCTATTAAATCAAGGGTGATTCCTTTACGGGTAGACGATTCTCCTTTTACGGATATTTATTTCAGGACTTCAAACAACGGAACTGAATCAAAAATCAGGGTCAATTATACAACTAAATCCATTTATGTTTCCCCGGGATGCGGCATCAAGAAAACATATGAAAATTTAGATCCCGTGCTGGATCCCGCAACTGCTACACCGGTAAGAAGCATAGAACCCGGACAAAATTTTATAGAGAATGAAGACAAAACGAATTTTTACCTTCTTTTTTAG
- a CDS encoding DUF6048 family protein gives MKTKRIFTFFFSTVFILSFAQDNNNNKGAKKEKWKYEPNFMVGGDILNAGVSFFSDRKLYQAFISSKIKDNLHGIVEAGFESNVYQKNSYDAKASGPFVKLGAFYMLAKDPENEFNGFYGGGKIGGSFYTQEYRAVPVRGFGGSSSSIAFPSSTQSSYWLEGTIGGRVQLFESDFFIDVNLQPRYMVATTKQDEIQPMIVPGFGKSSSKFNMGFAWNIAYKF, from the coding sequence ATGAAGACAAAACGAATTTTTACCTTCTTTTTTAGTACGGTATTTATACTGAGCTTTGCTCAGGATAACAATAACAACAAGGGGGCAAAAAAAGAAAAATGGAAGTATGAGCCTAATTTTATGGTGGGCGGGGACATTCTCAATGCAGGTGTTTCTTTTTTTTCGGACCGCAAACTGTACCAGGCATTTATATCTTCAAAAATCAAAGACAACCTCCACGGTATTGTTGAAGCCGGTTTTGAGTCTAATGTTTATCAGAAAAACAGCTATGATGCAAAAGCCAGCGGCCCTTTCGTGAAGCTGGGTGCATTTTATATGCTGGCAAAAGATCCTGAAAATGAGTTCAATGGCTTTTACGGAGGCGGAAAAATCGGAGGTTCGTTTTATACACAGGAATACAGGGCTGTGCCGGTCCGCGGGTTTGGCGGAAGCAGTTCTTCCATAGCATTTCCTTCATCCACGCAGTCTTCTTACTGGCTGGAAGGCACCATCGGGGGACGGGTTCAGTTATTTGAGTCCGACTTTTTCATCGATGTCAATCTCCAGCCGAGATACATGGTTGCGACAACAAAACAGGATGAAATTCAGCCCATGATTGTTCCTGGATTCGGCAAAAGCTCTTCCAAATTCAATATGGGGTTCGCGTGGAATATTGCATACAAGTTTTAA
- a CDS encoding TlpA disulfide reductase family protein encodes MKKYLLLFIIAVFAMSCSKKVEVKGKITGGSPLERIEFIEASGVATLPLINIGVNKDGTFAGSFEAPKSGMYVMSYGGKQNLIYLKGGQKLEISGNGMTFPSEYVITGDAKNNNDFFTATQKYLTNYAQTVNMNELLMKDEKTFLKGIEKVQADVDKNIEENVKKFNPDDEIVKWKKNDLASTLLTIMNQYDMSHKQMGNPSFKVTKAFTDFENKLQENKEVMVKENPYYRQYLLAKMSPDFQKYAQANSAGKKDITTSELFSEYLKKNQKDLSQTAKDYLLAFVMAQSDIHPGSPEKTSEKIKKIIDTDIKDAEIKEDLKKIQFAINGFKIGEQAPEAALVKADGKSYNLSDNKGKPYLLTFYASWNPYIGEATIPVLKEIVNFYKSKMNFVFVNVDDTKEQFTKTSNSLLKGINGANVYADGGLNSDIAKKYGIYGFKLPCFVIVDKDGKIASKPFFNLGDPELVTVLDKQTGLSAPKVNPNVQLQQPGMMEMDPAAAQQQATAPANAQPAQTN; translated from the coding sequence ATGAAAAAATATCTTTTATTGTTTATCATCGCTGTTTTTGCGATGTCTTGCTCTAAAAAAGTTGAAGTAAAAGGAAAAATTACAGGCGGTTCTCCACTGGAGAGAATTGAGTTTATTGAGGCTTCAGGAGTAGCCACTTTACCATTAATCAATATCGGTGTCAACAAAGACGGAACCTTTGCAGGAAGTTTTGAAGCTCCCAAAAGCGGAATGTACGTAATGTCTTATGGCGGAAAACAAAACCTAATTTATTTGAAAGGAGGGCAGAAGCTTGAAATCTCAGGTAACGGAATGACGTTTCCTTCTGAATACGTGATTACTGGCGATGCCAAAAATAATAATGATTTCTTTACGGCTACCCAAAAGTACCTTACCAACTATGCTCAGACGGTTAACATGAATGAGCTTCTGATGAAGGATGAAAAAACATTTTTAAAAGGAATAGAAAAAGTTCAGGCTGATGTTGATAAAAACATCGAAGAAAATGTTAAAAAATTCAATCCGGATGATGAAATTGTAAAATGGAAGAAAAATGACCTTGCCAGTACTTTACTCACCATCATGAATCAGTATGACATGAGCCATAAGCAAATGGGCAATCCTTCTTTTAAAGTAACAAAAGCTTTTACTGATTTTGAAAACAAACTTCAGGAAAACAAAGAAGTAATGGTAAAGGAAAACCCTTACTACAGACAATATCTTTTAGCGAAGATGAGTCCTGATTTCCAGAAATATGCCCAGGCCAACAGCGCAGGGAAAAAAGACATCACCACATCAGAATTATTTTCAGAATACCTGAAGAAGAACCAGAAAGACCTTTCGCAGACTGCTAAAGATTATTTACTGGCCTTTGTAATGGCACAGTCGGATATCCATCCGGGTTCTCCTGAAAAGACGAGTGAGAAAATTAAGAAAATTATCGATACGGATATTAAGGATGCTGAGATCAAGGAAGACTTGAAAAAAATCCAGTTTGCCATCAACGGTTTCAAAATAGGGGAACAGGCTCCTGAAGCTGCATTGGTAAAGGCAGACGGAAAATCTTATAATCTTTCTGATAACAAAGGAAAACCTTATCTGTTAACTTTCTATGCTTCGTGGAATCCTTATATCGGGGAAGCTACCATTCCTGTATTGAAAGAAATAGTTAATTTTTATAAGTCTAAAATGAACTTCGTTTTTGTTAATGTTGATGATACCAAAGAGCAGTTTACCAAAACAAGCAATTCTTTACTAAAAGGGATAAACGGAGCAAATGTATATGCTGACGGTGGGTTAAATTCCGATATTGCTAAGAAATATGGTATTTACGGTTTCAAATTGCCATGTTTCGTGATCGTAGATAAAGACGGAAAAATTGCAAGCAAGCCATTCTTTAACCTTGGAGATCCTGAATTGGTGACCGTTCTGGATAAGCAGACAGGACTTTCTGCTCCTAAAGTAAATCCTAATGTCCAGTTACAGCAACCGGGTATGATGGAAATGGATCCTGCAGCCGCGCAGCAGCAGGCAACGGCACCTGCAAATGCTCAACCGGCCCAGACAAACTAA
- a CDS encoding M43 family zinc metalloprotease: MNKSTNLKVFLFLFSFFAAGINAQNGKGNKAAEFIVNKPQSELAKSNGFDRCATVEYENYLQAKNPARMNDSQFESWLAPLIKNAKVEKSQNGTIITIPVVVHVIHSGQAVGAAPNIVDEQVISQITVMNNDFRRLAGTPGFNSNTVGADTQIQFALAKVDPNGNPTNGIDRVNLCQSSWTQAQINSFVKPETIWDPTKYMNMWSVNFPSNSDLLGYAQFPSGSGIGGLNTNGGEAYTDGVVARFSAFGSRDYDTNNSFILINIYDKGRTMTHEVGHYLGLRHIWGDTSSCVVNATDSNNDYCLDTPAAAAANYNCVTIDSCPASPGNDMVENYMDYTNDTCMNIFTVNQKDRITAVMNNSPRRLELKTSVADIPIALFPNDAEVKLERDCTTVSCSTTAAQNVKVSLYNRGTSTMTSAVITYTLNGSSQTFNWTGNLAQDKFAIVTLPMNANTLGGWMNINVTSVNGGTDQRVSNSSINVNYLGAPTRVDTNVVFNLQLDQYGSETSWNLKNSAGTTVYSGGGYTDTNTSLPPVISQNWTLNPNECYTFTIEDSFGDGFYPYGGYYNIKSQSGATLLTGSYFPTIQTRTLKSLVLATGEVKDKDTFAVYPNPASDVLNITKISNKAKFEIHNAVGQLVKAGNIDNNQVRVAELVKGTYIITIKDNKISESIKFIKK, from the coding sequence ATGAACAAATCTACTAATTTAAAGGTATTCTTGTTTTTATTTTCATTTTTTGCTGCAGGAATAAATGCGCAAAATGGAAAAGGGAATAAAGCTGCTGAATTTATTGTTAACAAGCCTCAAAGTGAGCTTGCGAAATCAAACGGTTTCGACAGATGTGCTACAGTAGAGTACGAAAATTATCTTCAGGCAAAAAATCCTGCAAGAATGAATGACAGCCAATTTGAATCCTGGTTGGCTCCGTTGATTAAAAATGCAAAAGTTGAAAAATCGCAAAACGGGACTATTATTACAATTCCGGTGGTTGTTCATGTTATTCACAGCGGTCAGGCTGTTGGCGCAGCTCCTAATATTGTTGATGAGCAGGTAATTTCTCAGATCACAGTTATGAATAATGATTTCCGCAGACTGGCGGGAACTCCCGGTTTCAATTCAAATACAGTAGGAGCTGATACGCAAATTCAGTTTGCATTGGCTAAAGTAGATCCAAATGGAAATCCTACTAACGGTATTGACAGGGTAAATCTTTGTCAGTCTTCCTGGACTCAGGCACAGATAAATTCTTTTGTAAAACCGGAAACAATCTGGGATCCTACAAAATATATGAATATGTGGAGTGTCAATTTCCCATCAAATTCTGACCTGTTAGGATATGCGCAGTTTCCTTCAGGATCAGGTATCGGCGGACTTAACACTAATGGCGGTGAAGCTTATACAGATGGCGTAGTAGCGCGATTCTCTGCATTCGGAAGCCGTGATTATGATACCAATAACAGTTTCATTCTTATTAATATTTATGATAAAGGAAGAACAATGACTCACGAAGTTGGTCATTATTTAGGATTAAGACACATCTGGGGTGATACCTCTTCCTGCGTAGTGAATGCAACAGACAGTAATAATGATTATTGTCTTGATACACCCGCCGCCGCCGCCGCAAACTACAATTGTGTAACAATTGATTCTTGTCCTGCAAGTCCCGGAAATGATATGGTTGAAAACTATATGGATTATACAAATGATACCTGTATGAATATCTTCACTGTTAACCAGAAGGATCGGATTACAGCGGTTATGAATAATTCTCCAAGAAGACTTGAACTTAAAACATCAGTTGCAGATATTCCTATTGCATTGTTTCCTAATGATGCAGAGGTTAAGCTGGAGAGAGACTGTACTACAGTAAGCTGCTCTACAACGGCAGCACAGAATGTAAAAGTTTCTCTGTATAACAGAGGAACAAGCACAATGACTTCCGCAGTAATAACTTATACTCTAAACGGAAGTTCACAGACTTTCAACTGGACAGGAAATTTAGCACAGGATAAATTTGCCATTGTAACACTTCCTATGAATGCAAACACTTTAGGAGGATGGATGAATATCAATGTAACTTCTGTAAACGGAGGTACAGATCAGAGGGTTTCAAACAGCAGTATCAATGTGAACTATTTAGGTGCACCTACAAGAGTAGATACAAATGTTGTATTTAATCTTCAGCTGGATCAATATGGAAGCGAGACAAGCTGGAACCTGAAAAATAGTGCTGGAACTACTGTTTACAGCGGTGGCGGATATACGGATACTAATACTTCTCTGCCTCCTGTAATTAGTCAGAACTGGACATTGAACCCAAATGAGTGTTATACATTTACAATTGAGGATTCTTTTGGAGATGGTTTCTATCCTTATGGCGGATATTATAACATCAAATCCCAGTCTGGGGCAACTTTGTTAACAGGATCTTACTTTCCAACTATTCAGACAAGAACTTTAAAATCTCTGGTTTTGGCAACAGGTGAAGTTAAAGATAAAGATACATTTGCGGTATATCCAAATCCTGCCAGTGATGTATTGAATATTACCAAAATTTCAAACAAAGCTAAATTTGAAATTCACAATGCTGTCGGTCAGTTAGTAAAAGCCGGTAATATTGATAATAATCAGGTAAGAGTAGCGGAACTGGTAAAAGGTACTTATATTATTACCATCAAAGACAACAAGATTTCTGAAAGTATCAAGTTTATTAAAAAATAA